GAACCGTTACTTAACGGCGTCTTTCAGGGCCTTGCCTGCTTTGAACCCAGGCACTTTGGAGGCCGGAATCTTGATCTCGGCACCAGTCTGCGGGTTACGACCGGTACGAGCAGCACGCTCTTTAACGGAGAAGGTACCAAAACCGATCAGAGTTACCTGATCGCCTTTTTTCAGGGCACCGGTGATGGAGTTGGTCATTGCGTCCAGAGCACGGCCAGCGGCGGCTTTGGAGATATCTGCGGACTCTGCAATTGCATCGATAAGTTCGGACTTGTTCACACTAAACCCCTTCGATTTCAGGTTGAAGATGTTATAGGTTGGTTTGTTTTTTCTCGGACGTTCTCGACTATCGCATAAGCGGTCAGAGAATTCCATTCTTCAGTTTTCTTATTCCTTTCGGCTTTATACCGGCATTCGGAATAGGCACTAACTGCGCGGGAGCCCTTGGTATTGGCTGCTTCACGGCGAAACAGTTATACCAATGGGCTCTCAGGCATGTCAACAACTCATCAAGGCTTTAATGTGTATTTATGCGTTCTGACGCGTCACCGTCTTCGTCACGCGGCTTACCAGACCCGGTTTCCGGGGACGAATCCTCGGCCCTGGGCTCGGGTGGATACGCCAGCGCAATATCCAGCACTTCGTCAATCCACTTCACCGGGCGAATCTCCAGCGATTCCTTGATGTTCTCCGGTATCTCTTTGAGATCCCGGACATTTTCATCAGGAATAATCACTGTCTTGATGCCACCCCGATGCGCCGCCAACAGCTTTTCCTTCAGACCGCCGATGGCCAGTACACGACCGCGCAGAGTGATCTCACCGGTCATCGCAACGTCGGCGCGAACCGGAATCTTGGTCAGAGACGAAACCAGTGCCGTGCACATACCGATACCCGCACTCGGACCGTCTTTCGGTGTAGCACCCTCCGGTACGTGGACGTGCAGATCGTGTTTCTCGTGGAAGTCATCCGCGATACCCAGACCGGGCGCGCGACTGCGTACCACCGTCAAGGCTGTCTGGATGGACTCCTGCATCACATCACCCAGGGAACCGGTCTTGACCACCCGGCCCTTGCCAGGCGTAAGCGCGCATTCAATGTGCAGCAGTTCGCCGCCCACCTGGGTCCACGCCAGACCGGTCACCTGACCAATCTCGTTCTTTTCCTCGGCGAGGCCGTACTTGAATTTCTTGACCCCCGAGTAGTCCTCGAGCATGTCCTGAGTCA
This genomic stretch from Marinobacter salsuginis harbors:
- a CDS encoding HU family DNA-binding protein, which codes for MNKSELIDAIAESADISKAAAGRALDAMTNSITGALKKGDQVTLIGFGTFSVKERAARTGRNPQTGAEIKIPASKVPGFKAGKALKDAVK